From a single Hymenobacter sp. YIM 151500-1 genomic region:
- a CDS encoding 4a-hydroxytetrahydrobiopterin dehydratase — protein MWTEHDNALNCRLRFPDFKTAFAFMTAVAEAAEAQDHHPWWANEYNTVEFRLRTHDAGNTVTRRNYRLADTISQLAAQFGGETVA, from the coding sequence ATGTGGACCGAACACGACAACGCCCTGAACTGCCGCCTGCGCTTCCCCGACTTCAAAACCGCTTTTGCCTTCATGACGGCCGTGGCCGAAGCTGCCGAGGCCCAGGACCACCACCCGTGGTGGGCTAACGAGTACAACACCGTCGAGTTTCGCCTGCGCACCCACGACGCTGGCAACACCGTCACCCGCCGCAACTATCGGCTAGCCGACACCATCAGTCAGCTAGCGGCGCAGTTTGGCGGCGAAACGGTAGCGTAA